CTAGTGAATGACAAATGAGTGTTTGGTATCACTTGAATGACAAGTAACTTGTTTACGAGTTATTTGTTATAAAAAGTGATATAGTTGATCTCCAACACATAAGGATTATGGAGTCTTATATTCATGCAGCTAACTTGATCAAATCCTGATAAGGGTTTAGTGCAAAGATATTGAATCATGATAGGACTCTTTCATCATTTAGATGATAAGGGTATGCGACCGTTGATAGGCCGGTGGCGTAACCCTAActgatatatataaatatatgaagtTGTAGTCCCTGCTCCCTTACGTGAAAAACCCTAAGAAATTACTGAGACCTATTCTGACAGTAAGGGAGATATTGAGTAGTGGGAGTAGAAGACCAACTTGCGGCTCAGACATGGCATCGAACACAGGTAGGTGTTCTTGCTATTAAAATCTGCTATACACTACTTTATATTCTGAATGAGTTAGTTGTATTGTAACCCTAGAACCCTGTTGTTGTAATTTTGGTTTATGAGTTTTATAGAACTGCTAACATTTTTGCCATCATATTTACAGTCCAAGCAGTTGTCTTGCAAGTTATGATCATGATGCCACATCTTAATTATGACCCGAGTACTCTCACGGCACGGGAACGTCCTACGTCAATAATACATAGACATATTAAGATTTTGTCCGTATAAACTGTGGTGGTAGTGTGCCCATGCCATGTAAGATACTATCTTGTTTTACTTATTTGTTCTCCTTGATCTGTATTTGTATCTGACTGCCCAGAAAAGATAGTGCAAGAAATTCAATCCACTGAGCACGCACATGAGCCAATAGAATCTCTCCAGGTGGTATTGATTCAGCATTTTACCAGCCAGCCATTTGCGCTGGGAGTACTTCCCTGAAACATCATTCACCACAGAAACAATCACTGAGCTCAGGTAATACCCCATTGCCAAGGATGCCCAAGTGAGAGATGTGGCCAGAGACCTCATGCTTTGCGGCGCTTCCGTGAAGAAGAACTCCAACAGTCCGGCCAACGTGAACAGGTCTGCCGACCCCAGGAACACGTACTGCAGCGCAATCCAAAAGAACGTGATCGGGAGCGGCTCGGTTGAGTCGAGCATCCCGGAGTTGGTCGCTACACGCTTGCGCTTGATCTCGACAAGGGCTGCTATTGCCATGGCAACGATGGAGAGGGCTAGGCCGGTCCCTATGCGCTGCAAGTGGGTGATCCCCATTTCGGATTTTGTGGCCTTGCGTGCGAATGGGATGATGAAGAAGTCGTAGACTGGCACTAGGATCATGATGAAGAGTACGGGGAAGATAGGGAGGGAGGCCGGCGGGACTTTTAGAGAGCCGAGCTTTGTGTCCATCGTTGCGGCTTGTTGGACGGAGAATGTTGAGAGCTGCGCTAGGCAGCAGTTGAGCATGATTGTGCACGCGAAAATTGGAAGGATTTTAAGCACGATTTTGACTTCTTCGACTTGCTTCACGGTGCAATGTAGTCTATCATGGACTGGCTTGTTCGCTAGAACTGCTCTGTTTAGGAACTTGAGGCTTTCTGTTGGAGTTTGATCATCAGTGGCGTAATTCTCCTTCTCCACGGTGTTTGATTCCGATACCGCGTGGGCAATTGGGGTTGAAGAAGAAGGGCTTGGAGCCATGCTTACAATGGCATTGCGTGGACTTTTGGTCACACAGCTGTGAAGTGTGGCAGCAATCAAAACCTGCTcaataacaacacaaattaaattattttacatGGAATTCAAGCAACCTTTTAGATGTTTAGGCCCCTCCCAACactttagattagtttaaagtagaatATCGTTTGTACCTATAGATCTCCTCGGCATATTAGCAATGTGTAATTTATGTTATCACGAACATTAGAATTTACATGGAAGTTGCGCAATATCgtcttaattttttcttaccttaaAAATGGTTGTTAGGGGACTTCCATTTGGTATCTTGTTCCGGTAGAGAGCGGAGCCAGCAAGAAACACCGGTATAGACAAAAATATGCTAATGGTTGAAATTCCAAAACCCCATTCCCACCCTTTGTTGTCTTCAACCCACACTACCAGTGTCACCGCAATCAGGCCGCCGCAAGAGAGGCAGAAGATAAAGTAGTTGAAGAAGGTTGATCTCTGCTTCCTTCCTTGTGGAGTGCTATCGTCAAATTGCTCTGCACCATGTGAGGGTAAGGAGCCCTTTATCCCTCCGACCCCCAGTGCCACCAGATACAGGCCTAGAAACAACATGGTAGCTTTTCCACCTTCGACTTCTTGGCATGGATTGTCGAGGCTGCCTTGAGTGCACGGTGGTGGCTTCAGTGAAGGTAATCGAGCTTGCACTGTGAGTAGGATCAAACCCTGACGATGTTGGAAATTTGAATTGGTTAATAAGGCAGATAAACATTAAGCAAAAGAATAAAACATTTGCAAGTTAAAAAAGTTAAATTCTCAAAGTCTGTGATTTCGGTGTAGATGTGAGTTAGCTGGGTCGGTAAACATTAAGCGAAAGAATAAAACATTTGCAAGTTAAAAAAGTTAAATTCTCAAAGTCTGTGATTTCGGTGTAGATGTGAGTTAGCTGGGTCGGTAAGGACAATAGATTTGCCCTTGGCACTCGATCTTCTTTTCTGTGAATTAGACTAATTTAGAATATCGCTTCGTTGAGATTGTGAATTTGGGTTTTGTTCTTGTATGGTGGGCCTGGGCACTGGCCTATACACATGGCATATGTTGGGCCTTTGTCTCATAAACAATGGGCTCCACACCCTTCAAAGTGACCAATAGAAGAGTTCTAAAGTTTCTGCATGTTCCATCAACAATAAACccccaaaaatttcaatgtaTCCTTTTCATTGgggaagaaaaaaatttgagaaatgGCATTGTACAGATGTGATAAATCCAATAAGCAAACAAGGAAACCTCAAAAAATGGGGTCCCACATCCATGTGTTGAATCCCCACTACAATTTTTGGAAGTTTTGCTCAAACAAGGACTTGCTGTATGAACTGTCACTACACATGAAAGAAATGTTTTTGGGGTCTTATTTATCCTAAAAACCATGATTGATGGCTCTAATTTGATGCACATTTTATTGATTTCACATCCCTTTCAGTCTCCGGCTCCTTATCGGATCCATAACCACACACGCGTTTCAGTGAATCTGGACGGAAGACACCGCCGACGGATTTGAAAAAACTTTCCTCTTGCATATAGTTATAGGAGATCCAAAATAAGGAAATTTAATGTTGGGTATGGATCTTTCATCTATTATGTATATGATTGAATTTACTTGGTACAATCATGTTTCCCAAACACATGGGTATACGTGGCAGAAAAAGGGCCAGCACATGGGTGGAGGCGGTACACTAATGGGTGATAATAGTGAGAAGTTATCATGTAGTACTTAATAGTGTTTCTATCAAGCAAGTCTAAGCAAAGACAAGATTGTGAAGGGAGAAGAAAAAGATAGATTGTATTAATGCATGCGTTGCTGTCAAACTGAAATTGAGTAATCGAAGTTTCTCATTGTCATGGCATGATATGAGACAACAAATGCATAGTCATACATGGGCCCTCAATCTTGATAGCAATTTATATGATATAAGCATACTGTTATCGTGAAGTCTAGTACAAATGATACATTGTCATAGGAACAAAGGCGGAGCTAGGAAAAATCTATAGGGGTGAGCtatgttttctttcttgttcGAGATAAGCTaattttgccaaaaaaaaaattacaggcTAGTATGGAATTAGACAACTTTTGCAAATAAAATTACTTGCaattttataaaaattcaaaattagcCTTGGGTTATAGCCCACTACAGCCA
The nucleotide sequence above comes from Malus sylvestris chromosome 16, drMalSylv7.2, whole genome shotgun sequence. Encoded proteins:
- the LOC126608836 gene encoding protein NRT1/ PTR FAMILY 4.6-like, with amino-acid sequence MEQEQQLSTRWEGYVDWRSRPAIRGRHGGMLASSFVLVAEVLENLAYLANASNLVMYLSDYMHLSPSKAANDVTDFMGTAFLLALLGGFLSDAFFTTYHIYLISTVIEFLGLILLTVQARLPSLKPPPCTQGSLDNPCQEVEGGKATMLFLGLYLVALGVGGIKGSLPSHGAEQFDDSTPQGRKQRSTFFNYFIFCLSCGGLIAVTLVVWVEDNKGWEWGFGISTISIFLSIPVFLAGSALYRNKIPNGSPLTTIFKVLIAATLHSCVTKSPRNAIVSMAPSPSSSTPIAHAVSESNTVEKENYATDDQTPTESLKFLNRAVLANKPVHDRLHCTVKQVEEVKIVLKILPIFACTIMLNCCLAQLSTFSVQQAATMDTKLGSLKVPPASLPIFPVLFIMILVPVYDFFIIPFARKATKSEMGITHLQRIGTGLALSIVAMAIAALVEIKRKRVATNSGMLDSTEPLPITFFWIALQYVFLGSADLFTLAGLLEFFFTEAPQSMRSLATSLTWASLAMGYYLSSVIVSVVNDVSGKYSQRKWLAGKMLNQYHLERFYWLMCVLSGLNFLHYLFWAVRYKYRSRRTNK